One stretch of Glycine soja cultivar W05 chromosome 7, ASM419377v2, whole genome shotgun sequence DNA includes these proteins:
- the LOC114420663 gene encoding cytochrome P450 71A8-like produces the protein MYLGLYERAQRVAKHLDQFIEEVIQEHVRNRRDGDVDVDSEEQSDFVDVFLSIEKSNTTGSLINRNAIKGLMLDMFVAGSDITTAMDWTMSEVLKHPTVMHKLQEEVRSVVGNRTQVTEDDLGQMNYLKAVIKESLRLHPSIPLMVPRKCMEDIKVKDYDIAVGTVVLVNAWAIARDPSPWDQPLLFKPERFLRSSIDFKGHDFELIPFGARRRGCLE, from the exons ATGTACCTTGGCTTGTATGAGAGAGCACAAAGAGTGGCTAAACATTTGGACCAGTTTATAGAGGAAGTGATTCAGGAACATGTTAGGAATAGAAGAGACGgggatgttgatgttgatagtGAGGAGCAGAGTGATTTTGTGGACGTTTTCCTATCCATAGAAAAGAGTAACACTACTGGCTCCCTAATTAATAGAAATGCAATAAAGGGTTTGATGCTG GACATGTTTGTTGCTGGTAGTGACATTACCACAGCCATGGATTGGACAATGTCAGAAGTGTTAAAGCACCCAACTGTGATGCATAAATTGCAAGAAGAGGTAAGAAGCGTGGTTGGTAATAGGACTCAGGTAACTGAGGATGATTTGGGCCAAATGAACTACTTGAAGGCTGTGATCAAAGAAAGTCTTCGGCTTCATCCCTCAATTCCCTTAATGGTCCCTAGGAAATGCATGGAAGATATCAAAGTGAAGGACTATGACATTGCAGTTGGCACTGTGGTATTAGTGAATGCATGGGCAATTGCCAGAGACCCTTCACCTTGGGACCAACCTCTATTATTTAAACCAGAAAGGTTCCTCAGAAGTTCAATAGACTTCAAAGGACATGATTTTGAGCTTATACCATTTGGTGCTAGAAGAAGGGGTTGCCTGGAGTAA